In Rhinolophus ferrumequinum isolate MPI-CBG mRhiFer1 chromosome 7, mRhiFer1_v1.p, whole genome shotgun sequence, the following proteins share a genomic window:
- the PTCD1 gene encoding pentatricopeptide repeat-containing protein 1, mitochondrial: MDLVRLSRLFSSPRPMGLSVLQCLDPLRARWAGAREGPAWLRAMGPTGPTSAAFSSSPSQLPLSQGSQKNTHNRSSDLSQPSPMANQEEEEEESFGTLSDKYSSRRMFRKSTAQLYNLRLREQSVKEDEENELDPKSWQGRRNTPYWYFFQCKHLIKEGKLAEALDLFERQMLKEERLQPLECNYTVLIGGCGRAGYLKKAFKLYNDMKKRDLEPSDATYTALFNVCAESPWKDSALQSALKLRQQLQARNFQLNLKTYHALLKMTAMCADLRMCFDVLKEMVRKGHAVTEETFSFLLMGCIQDKKTGFRYALQVWRQMLSLGLQPSRHIYNLLLGAARDCGLGDPDVASVLLLRPREEMVLFQPPEGGQRARRAARAGMIDGMSASLHVETLEKQLFLEPSQALERPQEPREASVSSEAQPEVETKVDPADTALASWGLEANLLTLGAVPPAVVSFGTVTTPADRLALMGGLEGFLGKMAEHGLRPDIKTLTLLAEVVEPGSPAESSLLTVLDSHQVEADVTFFNTLMRKKSKLGDLEGAKALLPVLAKRGIVPNLQTFCNLAIACHRPGDGLQLLADMKKSQMVPNTYIYSSLINAALKKLDYTYLISILKDMQRNRVPVNEVVIRQLEFAAQYPPTFDRYKGKNTYLEKIDGFRAYYKQWLKVMPAEETPHPWQKFRTKPKGDQDSIPEAAVDGGRGGR, translated from the exons ATGGACCTTGTGAGACTCTCCCGGCTCTTTTCCAGCCCCCGCCCCATGGGACTGTCTGTCCTGCAATGCCTTGACCCTCTACGAGCCAGGTGGGCAGGAGCTAGGGAGGGGCCTGCTTGGCTGAGGGCCATGGGGCCGACTGGGCCAACATCAGCAGCCTTCAGCAGCTCGCCCTCTCAGTTGCCCCTCAGCCAGGGGAGCCAGAAGAACACGCACAACCGCAGCTCTGACCTGAGCCAGCCCAGCCCCATGGCCaaccaggaggaagaggaggaggagagtttTGGGACCCTTTCCGATAAATACTCTTCTCGGAGAATGTTCCGCAAATCAACGGCCCAGTTGTATAACCTACGGCTCAGGGAACAGAGTGttaaagaagatgaagaaaacgAACTGGATCCAAAATCATGGCAAGGCCGGAGAAACACCCCTTACTGGTACTTCTTTCAGTGCAAACACCTGATCAAGGAAGGGAAG ctgGCTGAGGCCCTGGACCTGTTTGAGAGGCAGATGCTGAAGGAGGAGCGACTCCAGCCCCTTGAGTGCAACTACACGGTGCTGATTGGGGGCTGCGGGCGGGCCGGCTACCTGAAGAAGGCATTCAAGCTCTACAATGAC ATGAAAAAGCGGGACCTGGAGCCCTCAGATGCCACCTATACAGCCCTGTTCAATGTCTGCGCTGAGTCCCCCTGGAAGGACTCGGCTCTGCAGAGCGCCCTGAAGCTACGGCAGCAGCTTCAGGCCAGAAACTTCCAACTCAACTTGAAAACCTACCATGCCCTGCTGAAGATGACGGCTATGTGTGCAGACCTCAGGATGTGCTTCGATGTGCTCAAG GAAATGGTTCGTAAAGGACATGCCGTCACAGAGGAGACCTTCAGTTTCCTGCTCATGGGCTGCATCCAGGACAAGAAGACAGGTTTTCGATATGccctgcag GTGTGGAGGCAGATGCTGAGTCTAGGCCTCCAGCCAAGCCGGCACATCTACAACCTGCTGTTGGGGGCAGCTCGGGACTGTGGCCTGGGGGACCCAGACGTGGCCTCCGTGCTGCTCCTGAGGCCCCGGGAGGAAATGGTGTTGTTCCAGCCCCCAGAAGGCGGGCAGCGGGCAAGGAGGGCAGCCCGGGCCGGGATGATCGACGGCATGTCAGCCAGTCTGCACGTGGAGACTCTGGAGAAGCAGCTGTTTCTGGAACCTTCTCAGGCACTTGAGAGGCCTCAGGAGCCTCGGGAGGCCAGCGTCTCCAGCGAGGCCCAGCCTGAAGTGGAAACCAAGGTGGACCCTGCTGACACGGCCCTTGCCTCCTGGGGGCTGGAGGCCAACTTACTGACCTTGGGGGCTGTCCCCCCAGCTGTGGTCTCCTTTGGGACTGTGACCACCCCAGCTGACAGGCTGGCCTTGATGGGGGGCCTGGAGGGCTTCCTGGGCAAGATGGCAGAGCATGGGCTCCGGCCTGACATCAAAACCCTCACGTTGCTGGCCGAGGTGGTGGAGCCAGGGAGCCCTGCAGAGTCCTCGCTGCTGACTGTCCTGGACTCACACCAGGTGGAGGCTGATGTGACATTCTTCAACACTCTGATGAGGAAGAAGAGCAAGCTGGGCGATCTGGAGGGGGCGAAG GCGCTGCTGCCAGTCCTGGCAAAGAGGGGAATTGTCCCCAACCTGCAGACATTCTGTAATTTGGCCATTGCGTGTCACAGACCAGGGGACGGTCTGCAGCTGCTGGCAGACATGAAG AAATCCCAGATGGTCCCCAACACCTACATCTACAGCTCTCTCATCAACGCGGCTCTCAAGAAGCTGGACTACACCTATCTCATCAGTATCCTGAAGGACATGCAGCGGAACCGAGTCCCGGTGAATGAAGTGGTCATCCGCCAACTGGAGTTTGCCGCCCAGTACCCACCCACCTTTG